In Persicimonas caeni, a single window of DNA contains:
- a CDS encoding DUF3536 domain-containing protein: MERFICVHGHFYQPPRENPWLEAIELQESAQPYHDWNARITDECYATNAASRILDDQEKIVEIVNNYGEISFNFGPTLLAWLEEHNHNVYEAILQADRISQERYSGHGSALAQAYNHIIMPLANTRDRRTQVIWGVRDFERRFGRPPEGMWLPETAVDIDTLEALAEQGIAFTILAPHQAERIRPLGNEKAKWKDVSNASIDPKRAYLQKLPSGREINLFFYDGPISRSIAFEQLLHQGDQLANRLMGAFDPKGTDVQLVHIATDGETYGHHHRHGDMALAFALRRLDRDESVRLTNYGEFLEMHPPEWEVDINEGSSWSCAHGVGRWAEDCGCRTGGRADWTQAWREPLRGALNWLRDQVSVRYERAAKELFESPWDARNHYIEVIHDRSPENIDRFLNEHAVHKLGAEETSRALKLLELQRHAMLMFTSCGWFFSELSGIETVQVIQYAGRVVQLAQDLFDANVRSGFLERLEKAKSNIPEHHHGRRIYEKFVDASVIDLERVGAHYAISSLFDTHQTPAHIYSYLVEDRERKLYETGEIRLVIGHSRVTSEVTRESDEFMYAALHLGGHNVTGGIQPYSGGKRVDALIAEAEALFQRAETPALVRLLDRTFGGKSFSLRSLFRDEQHKVMQTILGSAIEEAESAYQQVYRRQAPLLRFLADLEVAQPRSFQVAAEIVLNRQLEEVFQSEEPDPERLRALLDEVVTGQIGIEEESLGYVINERLVSLASKLGEDPYSLQILERLHTVATMAREVPFEVNFWEAQNTYFDVLNTEYPAQKELAQQGDKAAVEWVSTFEALAQPLSVAIQADEGG, translated from the coding sequence ATGGAACGGTTCATATGTGTGCACGGCCATTTTTATCAACCACCGCGTGAGAACCCGTGGCTCGAGGCGATCGAGCTTCAGGAGTCGGCCCAGCCGTACCACGACTGGAACGCGCGCATCACCGACGAGTGCTATGCGACCAACGCCGCTTCGCGCATTCTCGACGACCAAGAGAAGATCGTCGAAATCGTCAACAACTACGGCGAGATAAGCTTCAACTTCGGCCCGACCCTGCTGGCGTGGCTCGAGGAGCACAATCACAACGTCTACGAGGCAATCTTACAGGCCGACCGTATCAGTCAGGAGCGTTACTCCGGGCACGGCTCGGCGCTGGCGCAGGCCTACAATCACATCATCATGCCGCTGGCGAATACGCGCGACCGGCGCACCCAGGTGATATGGGGCGTGCGCGACTTCGAGCGACGTTTTGGCAGGCCCCCAGAGGGGATGTGGCTGCCGGAGACGGCGGTCGACATCGACACGCTCGAGGCGCTCGCCGAACAGGGCATCGCCTTCACGATCCTCGCGCCGCATCAGGCCGAGCGAATCCGGCCCTTGGGCAATGAGAAGGCCAAGTGGAAGGATGTGTCGAATGCGAGCATCGACCCCAAGCGAGCTTACCTGCAGAAGCTGCCCTCGGGACGCGAGATCAACCTGTTTTTCTACGACGGGCCGATCTCGCGAAGCATTGCCTTCGAGCAACTGCTGCATCAGGGCGACCAACTCGCCAACCGGCTCATGGGCGCCTTCGATCCCAAGGGGACCGACGTCCAGCTCGTGCATATTGCCACCGACGGCGAGACCTATGGCCACCACCATCGCCATGGGGACATGGCGCTGGCCTTTGCGCTTCGACGGCTCGACCGCGACGAGTCGGTGCGATTGACCAACTATGGCGAATTTCTCGAGATGCATCCGCCGGAGTGGGAGGTCGACATCAACGAAGGCAGCTCGTGGAGTTGTGCGCACGGTGTGGGCCGTTGGGCGGAGGACTGCGGTTGCCGCACCGGAGGACGTGCTGATTGGACTCAAGCGTGGCGCGAGCCGCTTCGGGGCGCGCTCAATTGGCTGCGCGATCAGGTCTCGGTGCGCTACGAGCGGGCCGCCAAGGAACTCTTCGAGAGCCCGTGGGATGCGCGCAATCATTACATCGAAGTCATTCACGACCGCTCACCCGAGAATATCGACCGTTTTCTGAACGAGCACGCCGTCCACAAGCTTGGCGCCGAGGAGACCAGCCGCGCACTCAAGCTCCTCGAGTTGCAACGCCACGCGATGTTGATGTTTACCAGCTGCGGCTGGTTCTTCAGCGAACTGTCGGGCATCGAGACCGTCCAGGTGATCCAATACGCCGGACGTGTTGTCCAATTGGCTCAAGACCTGTTCGACGCCAATGTCCGCTCGGGCTTTTTGGAGCGTCTCGAGAAGGCCAAGAGCAATATCCCCGAGCACCATCATGGCCGACGGATTTACGAAAAATTCGTCGACGCCTCGGTGATTGATCTGGAGCGCGTGGGCGCGCACTACGCCATCAGTTCCCTGTTCGACACCCACCAGACCCCGGCGCACATCTATTCGTACCTGGTCGAGGATCGTGAGCGTAAACTGTACGAGACGGGCGAGATTCGCCTGGTCATCGGCCACTCGCGGGTCACCTCCGAGGTCACTCGCGAGTCGGACGAGTTTATGTACGCTGCGCTGCACCTGGGCGGGCACAACGTCACCGGAGGCATTCAGCCATATTCGGGAGGAAAGCGTGTCGACGCGCTCATCGCCGAAGCCGAAGCGCTGTTCCAGCGCGCCGAGACGCCGGCGCTGGTGCGTTTGCTCGACCGCACCTTTGGAGGAAAGTCATTTTCGTTGAGGTCCCTGTTCCGCGACGAGCAGCACAAGGTCATGCAGACCATCTTGGGCTCGGCCATCGAAGAGGCGGAGTCGGCCTACCAGCAGGTCTACCGGCGTCAGGCGCCGCTCCTGCGCTTTTTGGCTGACCTGGAAGTCGCACAGCCGCGATCGTTTCAGGTCGCCGCCGAGATCGTGCTGAACCGACAGCTCGAGGAGGTCTTTCAGTCCGAGGAACCCGACCCGGAGCGGCTCCGTGCGCTTTTGGACGAGGTGGTCACCGGACAGATTGGCATCGAAGAGGAGTCGCTCGGATATGTGATCAACGAGCGGCTTGTTTCACTGGCATCCAAGCTTGGCGAAGACCCATATAGTCTCCAAATCCTCGAGCGACTGCACACCGTGGCCACCATGGCGCGTGAGGTGCCATTCGAGGTCAATTTCTGGGAGGCTCAGAACACCTATTTCGATGTCTTGAACACGGAGTATCCGGCCCAAAAGGAACTCGCGCAGCAGGGGGACAAAGCTGCCGTCGAGTGGGTGAGCACCTTTGAGGCGCTCGCTCAGCCACTGAGCGTGGCGATCCAGGCCGACGAAGGAGGCTAA
- the treY gene encoding malto-oligosyltrehalose synthase — protein sequence MRIPASTYRVQLGPDFGFRDAEALVPYLDALGVSDLYLSPILAPREGSTHGYDVADPSRLNPVLGTRGDFDSLSQTLREHQMGLLLDIVPNHMAASPQNPWWADVLARGQRSEYADFFDIEWAPPWPNGSEKLLIPVLGDHYAEVLERGELQLAQTEDGYVVQYFDNVFPLSPETSEELDANRIEALNSDPEALDAVLDEQHYSLRYWKSERYELNYRRFFNISDLAGLRVERPRVRHELHELIGHLWEERGVTGLRVDHIDGLREPKAYLDWLRRTFRGPGDSNPYVLVEKILAPHERLPDDWPVAGTTGYDYLNKLNGVFVDPDGHRKLAEVYARFTGRSEAFRTVVYEKKRFVLEWLFQAELELMRRDLVTLASKMRRGRDLTAREVGDALAEVSSCLSVYRTYTRGARVAERDREHIEQAVDTARSYRPQLDSAAYDFVERVLLLEVPERLLEEAFEFVQTWQQFTPPLMAKGLEDTSLYVYNHLISLNTVGGEPDEADVSLSEFHAFNEERSQKWPGAMNSTSTHDSKRGEDVRNRIDVLSEMPEAFERRLTQWAEWNEPKKISPEIAEPPSRNEEMLLYQTLLGSWPLDESELDSFPGRLREYLVKSAREAKEQTSWHDTDEGHEYALVRFAERILDDSGPNPFLEDFLEIQEELAFFGALNSLSQVVLKVASPGVPDIYQGSERWNLTLVDPDNRRPVDFDRLYDTLHEMQDVPAEHRSAYAVSLLRDWKDARIKQFVTWRALSLRRQRPSLFIHGDYRPLYGRQKARPYVCAFVRRHEGSHVIAVAPRRLSRRVDPFELPVGSVWENDCLRLPSDLPSRWTNALTGEVVEAVDRPECGLALEEVFATLPVALLEATE from the coding sequence ATGAGGATTCCCGCCAGTACGTATCGCGTTCAACTTGGCCCCGATTTCGGGTTTCGCGACGCCGAAGCGCTCGTGCCGTATCTCGACGCGCTGGGGGTGTCGGATCTCTACCTCTCGCCTATCTTGGCGCCGCGTGAGGGGAGCACGCACGGCTACGATGTCGCAGATCCCAGCCGGCTCAACCCCGTGTTGGGCACGAGGGGAGACTTCGACAGCCTGTCGCAAACACTGCGCGAGCATCAGATGGGGCTGCTGCTCGACATCGTCCCCAATCATATGGCGGCCTCCCCGCAGAATCCTTGGTGGGCCGACGTTCTCGCGCGGGGACAGCGCTCCGAGTACGCAGACTTTTTCGATATCGAGTGGGCCCCACCCTGGCCCAATGGGTCAGAAAAACTCCTGATACCCGTCCTGGGAGACCATTATGCCGAGGTGCTCGAGCGCGGTGAACTCCAACTCGCGCAGACCGAAGATGGCTATGTCGTTCAGTATTTCGACAATGTCTTCCCGCTATCGCCCGAGACCTCCGAGGAGTTGGACGCCAACCGCATCGAGGCGCTCAACTCGGATCCTGAAGCGCTCGATGCCGTGCTGGACGAGCAACACTACAGCCTGCGCTACTGGAAGAGCGAGCGGTATGAACTCAACTACCGTCGCTTTTTTAATATCAGCGACCTTGCCGGCCTGCGGGTGGAGCGACCGCGCGTTCGCCACGAATTGCACGAGTTGATAGGACACCTGTGGGAGGAGCGCGGGGTGACTGGGCTGCGCGTCGATCATATTGACGGGCTGCGCGAGCCCAAAGCTTACCTCGATTGGTTGCGCCGTACTTTCCGCGGGCCGGGGGACTCCAACCCATATGTGCTCGTAGAGAAAATCCTCGCCCCCCACGAGCGCCTCCCCGACGACTGGCCTGTTGCAGGAACCACCGGCTACGACTACTTGAACAAACTCAACGGCGTGTTCGTCGACCCCGACGGCCATCGCAAACTCGCCGAGGTGTACGCTCGTTTTACCGGGCGCTCCGAAGCGTTTCGCACGGTGGTCTACGAGAAGAAGCGTTTTGTGCTCGAGTGGCTTTTTCAGGCCGAGCTGGAGTTGATGCGCCGCGACCTCGTCACGCTCGCTTCAAAAATGCGGCGCGGACGAGACTTGACCGCGCGCGAGGTCGGCGATGCACTCGCCGAAGTGTCGTCGTGTTTGAGCGTCTACCGTACATACACCAGGGGTGCCCGAGTCGCCGAGCGTGACCGCGAGCATATCGAGCAAGCAGTCGACACGGCGCGAAGTTATCGACCGCAGCTCGATTCGGCCGCATACGATTTTGTCGAGCGAGTCCTCTTGCTCGAAGTGCCGGAGCGACTGCTCGAAGAGGCCTTCGAGTTCGTCCAAACGTGGCAGCAATTCACCCCGCCGTTGATGGCCAAGGGGCTCGAAGACACTTCGCTGTACGTCTACAACCACCTCATTTCGCTGAACACGGTCGGCGGGGAACCCGACGAGGCGGACGTCTCACTGAGTGAGTTTCACGCGTTCAATGAAGAGCGCTCCCAAAAATGGCCCGGGGCAATGAATTCGACGTCCACACACGACTCCAAACGGGGTGAGGACGTGCGCAACCGGATCGATGTGCTCTCCGAGATGCCGGAGGCATTCGAGAGACGCCTGACTCAGTGGGCCGAGTGGAACGAGCCCAAAAAAATCAGCCCCGAGATTGCCGAGCCGCCCAGCCGCAACGAGGAGATGCTGCTGTACCAAACCCTGTTGGGAAGCTGGCCGCTCGATGAGTCGGAGCTCGACTCGTTTCCCGGACGTCTGCGCGAGTATCTGGTCAAATCGGCGCGCGAGGCAAAGGAGCAAACGAGCTGGCATGACACCGATGAGGGTCACGAGTACGCGCTCGTTCGGTTCGCCGAGCGAATTCTCGACGACAGCGGGCCAAATCCCTTCCTCGAAGATTTTCTCGAGATTCAAGAAGAACTAGCCTTCTTCGGGGCGCTCAACAGCTTGTCGCAGGTAGTACTCAAAGTCGCCTCGCCCGGCGTGCCCGACATTTACCAGGGGAGCGAGCGTTGGAACCTGACGCTCGTCGATCCCGACAACCGCCGACCGGTCGACTTTGACAGGCTCTATGACACGCTGCATGAAATGCAGGACGTGCCTGCGGAGCATCGCAGCGCTTACGCGGTTTCGCTGCTACGAGACTGGAAGGATGCCCGGATCAAGCAATTCGTGACCTGGCGCGCACTGTCCCTGAGGAGGCAGCGCCCGTCCCTCTTCATCCATGGCGACTATCGACCCCTTTACGGGCGTCAAAAGGCTCGTCCCTATGTTTGCGCCTTTGTCCGGAGGCACGAGGGGAGCCATGTCATCGCGGTTGCGCCGCGTCGGTTGAGCCGAAGGGTCGACCCATTCGAATTGCCGGTAGGGTCAGTATGGGAGAATGATTGCCTTCGACTGCCAAGCGACCTGCCCTCGCGCTGGACGAACGCGCTGACCGGCGAGGTCGTCGAAGCGGTCGACCGGCCCGAATGTGGTCTAGCCCTGGAGGAGGTATTCGCCACATTGCCGGTCGCGCTGCTGGAGGCGACAGAGTAG
- a CDS encoding sigma 54-interacting transcriptional regulator — protein MSEGPRRQPNEVGRWDAEAIADNLARPESAGQIFILKGVTASHVHRDAPQLRGALDKHGLPLFILDPTGAAGTGTKFLDILNDYVRVADQRGRLSDDARHLFEFVSSASDQTQSGHFPAAGGNLYADTLCRLWTSLSKGLPAVLLVLNAQHCPPSELKALDHLSSFFFADPIEQLTPELDAIEKGQGRLVYLEGADAIPVDLEHVPTTTIDLSEAAEESVREFLADPAVVRRFIESTGGDPRRLGELVESLPEDVENFWLFRYDRLERLERTLINVLAVAAEPILVDTLHSALSLLQASEFFARSLRHLTELGFVERKIGAGTVRVHIESPEFARAVIDTLEQDTRREIHQALADAELANDNSEASAAFLARHCLAAGNVAAGLKYGKRAAKRLISRRDYDQAQDLLESLLEFSERDEDSREIHAQLIEVHSALGNHRKALAHCSKLQKLVDDEQALARLNCQTGQLLIRIGEYDSATDRFVKAADLTAQNPELREIWIEAKLGEGEAMFSQGRHQAAEERALEVLEQIEEARQLDTRDRHHLDMSLLHARNLIGKVTVLRGECQKGRELFVKNRTLAAEWGWDDEVARAEANLGLVCLQEKDFSEALDRLERAREIARSPAAIPRAYVFLNLGIVHQRKGRYEEALRHYLEGLRASRQEGAEASYGLAAYNLVTLYQDIGAFERALSIIDHLEERQEGDETTHFVGTLPTAVLGSILLDQRKYEEALEVFARLTDADDESTASSLPVREALLRSVEAHLALGQKKAAERIVEEFELPEKEARQPQLDALYELARILIAIEDGDYEPALTSGREAAERAHGAGHTRDALRLSFAVARALRENDRPEEARALLERELQELKGRAADIPVAHRGDFFSVPLHQDLVTVVRELKGEVPEEFDIEHDDAPEEDAKSNTVDAQDPAFKRWRSRYGDIVGEDPRLHQLFRIIDRVAESDSPVLLQGESGTGKELMAEAVHTHSKRTSGPFVKVNCAAFVEDLLLSELFGHVKGAFTGAVSEKVGRFELADGGTIFLDEIGDISAKTQVALLRVLQEGTFEKVGGTETQQVDVRVVCATNKNLEEMVKRGEFRLDLYYRLKGVVMEVPALRQRRQDIPRLVAHFARVYAGGRQPKQFSKDVLKFLASYSWPGNIRELQNFVKSILLFVEGETVEMSHVQEFSEFFADGEVDFELPEIDYEVELEEYEEVGETYEDPEEALVEQIIAEGLSLASIKKRLELESIRRALIETGGNITRAAEILQMKRPRLSQIVNSTDELLALKKELVG, from the coding sequence ATGTCGGAAGGGCCAAGACGCCAACCGAACGAAGTCGGCCGATGGGATGCCGAGGCTATCGCAGATAACCTCGCGCGCCCCGAATCTGCCGGACAAATCTTCATCTTGAAGGGTGTGACGGCTTCTCACGTGCATCGCGACGCTCCGCAGTTGCGCGGGGCGCTCGACAAGCATGGTCTTCCTCTCTTTATTCTCGATCCTACCGGTGCAGCCGGCACTGGAACCAAATTTCTCGACATCCTCAACGATTACGTTCGTGTAGCCGACCAGCGCGGTCGACTCTCGGATGACGCGCGCCACCTCTTTGAATTCGTTTCGTCGGCCAGCGACCAGACCCAGAGCGGTCATTTTCCAGCGGCCGGCGGAAACCTCTATGCCGACACCCTGTGTCGGCTGTGGACGAGCCTTTCGAAGGGCCTTCCGGCGGTGTTGCTCGTGCTCAACGCTCAGCACTGCCCGCCGAGCGAACTCAAGGCACTCGACCACCTGTCGAGCTTCTTTTTCGCCGATCCTATCGAGCAACTGACTCCCGAACTCGACGCCATCGAGAAAGGGCAAGGCCGCTTGGTTTATCTGGAAGGCGCCGACGCCATCCCGGTCGATCTCGAGCACGTTCCGACGACCACGATTGACTTGTCTGAGGCCGCCGAGGAATCGGTACGCGAATTCTTGGCTGACCCCGCCGTCGTCCGTCGTTTTATCGAGTCGACCGGCGGTGATCCGCGGCGGCTCGGTGAGCTGGTCGAGAGCCTGCCCGAAGACGTCGAGAATTTCTGGCTCTTTCGCTACGACCGACTCGAGCGGCTCGAGCGCACGTTGATCAACGTCTTGGCCGTCGCGGCCGAGCCGATTTTGGTCGACACGCTGCATTCGGCGCTGTCGTTGCTGCAGGCCTCGGAGTTTTTCGCCCGCTCGCTGCGCCATCTGACCGAACTCGGTTTTGTCGAGCGCAAGATCGGCGCCGGCACCGTGCGTGTTCATATCGAGAGTCCGGAATTCGCGCGTGCGGTGATCGACACGCTCGAGCAGGACACTCGACGCGAGATCCACCAAGCGCTGGCCGACGCCGAACTCGCCAACGACAACAGCGAGGCCTCGGCGGCCTTTTTGGCACGCCACTGCCTCGCCGCGGGCAACGTGGCCGCGGGACTCAAGTACGGAAAGAGGGCGGCCAAGCGGCTCATCTCGCGACGCGACTACGACCAAGCACAGGACCTGCTCGAGTCGCTGCTCGAGTTTTCCGAACGTGACGAAGATAGTCGCGAGATTCATGCCCAGCTCATCGAGGTTCACTCGGCGTTGGGCAATCACCGCAAGGCGCTGGCCCACTGCAGCAAACTGCAGAAGCTGGTCGACGACGAGCAGGCCCTGGCTCGCCTGAATTGCCAGACTGGCCAGTTGCTGATTCGTATCGGCGAGTATGACTCGGCGACAGACCGATTCGTCAAAGCCGCCGACCTCACCGCCCAGAACCCCGAGCTTCGCGAGATTTGGATCGAAGCCAAACTCGGTGAAGGCGAGGCGATGTTCTCACAGGGCCGACATCAGGCCGCCGAAGAGCGCGCTCTCGAGGTGCTCGAGCAGATTGAAGAGGCGCGCCAACTCGATACGCGCGATCGACACCATCTCGACATGTCGCTGCTGCACGCACGCAACCTCATCGGCAAGGTGACGGTACTTCGCGGTGAGTGTCAAAAGGGCAGGGAGCTGTTCGTCAAGAACCGTACGCTGGCCGCCGAATGGGGCTGGGACGACGAAGTGGCCCGCGCCGAGGCCAACCTCGGGCTGGTATGCCTCCAGGAAAAGGATTTCTCCGAGGCGCTCGACCGCCTGGAGCGCGCTCGTGAAATTGCGCGTTCTCCGGCGGCCATTCCGCGTGCCTACGTCTTCCTCAACCTCGGCATCGTCCACCAACGCAAAGGGCGATACGAAGAGGCGCTTCGCCATTATCTCGAAGGGCTGCGCGCATCGCGCCAAGAGGGCGCCGAAGCGAGCTATGGCTTGGCGGCCTACAACCTCGTGACCCTCTATCAGGACATTGGCGCCTTCGAGCGCGCACTGTCGATCATCGACCACCTCGAAGAGCGTCAAGAAGGCGACGAAACCACACATTTTGTGGGGACCCTTCCGACGGCGGTGCTCGGGAGCATCCTGCTCGACCAGCGCAAGTATGAAGAGGCGCTCGAGGTGTTTGCGCGGTTGACCGATGCGGACGATGAGAGCACCGCGTCGAGCCTGCCTGTGCGCGAAGCGCTTCTGCGCTCGGTCGAGGCCCATTTGGCGTTGGGACAGAAAAAGGCCGCCGAGCGCATCGTCGAGGAATTCGAGCTCCCCGAAAAAGAGGCTCGACAGCCTCAACTCGACGCGCTCTACGAGTTGGCGCGCATCCTCATTGCGATCGAAGACGGCGACTACGAGCCGGCGCTGACCTCCGGTCGGGAGGCGGCTGAACGAGCTCATGGCGCCGGCCACACTCGCGACGCGCTCCGGCTCTCCTTTGCTGTCGCTCGTGCGCTACGCGAGAACGACCGGCCCGAGGAAGCACGGGCGCTGTTGGAGCGTGAACTCCAAGAACTCAAAGGGCGTGCGGCAGACATCCCCGTGGCTCACCGCGGCGATTTCTTCTCGGTCCCGTTGCATCAGGATCTCGTCACTGTGGTACGCGAACTCAAAGGCGAAGTGCCCGAAGAGTTCGATATCGAGCATGACGATGCTCCCGAAGAAGACGCGAAGTCGAACACCGTCGACGCTCAGGACCCGGCATTCAAGCGCTGGCGCAGCCGTTACGGCGACATCGTCGGCGAGGACCCCAGGCTCCACCAGCTCTTCCGCATCATTGATCGGGTCGCGGAGAGCGACTCCCCGGTCTTGCTTCAGGGCGAGTCGGGTACGGGTAAAGAGCTGATGGCTGAGGCCGTGCATACGCACAGCAAGCGCACGAGCGGGCCGTTCGTCAAAGTCAATTGTGCCGCGTTCGTCGAAGACCTGCTTCTCAGCGAGCTCTTCGGCCACGTCAAAGGTGCGTTCACCGGAGCTGTCTCCGAAAAGGTCGGTCGCTTCGAGCTCGCCGATGGTGGGACAATTTTCCTCGACGAAATTGGCGATATTTCGGCCAAGACCCAGGTCGCGCTTCTGCGGGTGCTTCAAGAAGGCACTTTCGAGAAAGTCGGCGGCACGGAGACTCAGCAAGTCGATGTGCGCGTCGTCTGCGCGACCAACAAGAACCTCGAGGAGATGGTCAAGCGCGGCGAATTTCGCCTCGACCTGTACTACCGCCTCAAAGGCGTGGTCATGGAAGTCCCGGCGCTGCGACAGCGTCGCCAGGACATTCCGCGTCTGGTCGCTCACTTTGCGAGAGTCTACGCGGGTGGTCGCCAGCCCAAGCAGTTCTCCAAAGACGTGCTCAAGTTTTTGGCCTCTTATAGCTGGCCGGGCAACATTCGAGAGCTGCAGAACTTCGTCAAGAGCATCCTGCTGTTCGTCGAGGGCGAGACGGTCGAGATGTCGCACGTCCAGGAGTTCAGCGAATTCTTCGCCGACGGCGAAGTCGACTTCGAGTTGCCGGAAATTGACTATGAGGTCGAACTCGAAGAGTATGAAGAGGTCGGCGAGACATACGAGGACCCCGAAGAGGCGCTTGTCGAGCAAATCATTGCTGAGGGGCTGTCCTTGGCGAGCATCAAAAAGCGCCTCGAGCTCGAGTCGATTCGGCGCGCGCTCATCGAAACAGGCGGCAACATCACGCGTGCGGCTGAGATTTTGCAGATGAAGCGCCCCAGGCTCAGCCAAATTGTGAATTCGACCGATGAATTGTTGGCACTGAAAAAAGAACTCGTTGGATAA